GTCATCGAGTGCGCACCCGAGACCCTGACCGGGCTCGGTCTCGACCGCGCGAGCGAGGGCGACCGGCTGGCCCGCCTGGAGAAGCTGTTCGCGCACATCCTCGACGGCCACGCGCTGATCGGCCGCGCCGCCGCCGACGGCAGCACCCAGTGGCTGACCTTCCGCACCCTCACCAACCGCACCTGGTTCCACGGCAATCTCGTCCTCCTCGGCGACGCCGCCCACACCACGCACTACTCGATCGGCGCCGGTACCACCCTCGCCCTGGAGGACGCCATCGCCCTCGCCGACGCCCTGCGCGAGAGCGCGGACCTTCCGCGGGCCCTCGCCCGCTACGAGCAGGAGCGCAAGGCGGCCCTGCTGTCCCGGCAGAGCGCAGCCCGCTACAGCGCCCAGTGGTACGAGAACCTCACCCGCTACATCCACCTCCCCCCGGAGCAGATGTTCGCCCTCCTCGGGCAGCGCCACTCACCCCTGCTGCCCTATGTGCCGCCCCAGCTGTACTACCGGCTCGACCGGGCGGCCGGACGACTGGAGGCCCTGCGCCGGCTCAAGCGCTGGCTGGGGCCGAAGCTGGCGCGCGGCGCCCACGTCAGGGCACTGACCACACAGAAGTAGCCCCGGAAGGGGGCAGGGCACGGTCGGCGAAACCTTGGGTGAATGGCAATTCACTGCTACGGTGAATTGCCATTCACCCTTTTTTGTTCACCCCGTAGGCCGCTGGAGTGCCCATGGCGTCGCCCGCTCCGATACCCGCCCCGGACGGGACGGACCGCGGCCTGCGGGCCCGGCTCACCATCCCGGTCCTGGCCTACTGCGGCATTCTCATGGCGGTCATGCAGACCGTCGTCGTCCCGCTGCTGCCCGACCTGCCCCGGCTGACCGGCGCCTCGGCGGGCGCCGTCTCCTGGATGGTGACCGCCTCCCTGCTGTCCGGCGCGGTCCTCACCCCCGTCCTCGGCCGCGCCGGGGACATGTACGGCAAGCGGCGGGTGCTGCTCCTCTCGTTCGCCCTGATGGCCGCCGGCTCGGTGATCTGCGCCCTGACCTCCGACATCGGCGTGCTCATCGCGGCCCGCGCACTCCAGGGCGCCGCGTCCTCCGTCGTCCCGCTGTCCATCAGCATCCTGCGCGACGAACTGCCGCCGCAGCGCCGGGGATCCGCCGTGGCGCTGATGAGCTCCACCGTCGGCATCGGCGCCGCGCTCGGACTGCCGGCGGCAGCCGTGGTCGTGCAGTACGCGAACTGGCACGTGATGTTCTGGGTGACCGCCGCGCTGGGCGCGACCGGTGTCGCGCTCATCCGGTGGGCGGTGCCGGAATCGCCCGTGCGCGAGCCCGGCAGGTTCGACGTGACGGGGGCGCTCGGGCTCGCCGCGGGGCTGATCAGCCTGCTCCTCGCCGTGTCGCAGGGCGGCCAGTGGGGCTGGGGGAGCGCCCGGATCACGGGCCTCTTCCTCGCCGCCGCGCTCGTCCTCGGCCTGTGGTGGTGGCACCAGTTGCGCGCCGAACAGCCCCTGGTGGACCTGCGGCTGGTGTCCCGGCCGAGGGTCGGCCTGTCCCACCTCGCGGCGCTCCTGACGGGCTTCGCCTTCTACGCCAACTCCCTGGTCACCGCCCAGCTGGTGCAGGCGCCCGTGGCGAGCGGGTACGGCCTCGGCCTGTCCATCGTCCAGACGGGCCTGTGCCTGCTCCCCG
This Streptomyces sp. NBC_00377 DNA region includes the following protein-coding sequences:
- a CDS encoding MFS transporter produces the protein MASPAPIPAPDGTDRGLRARLTIPVLAYCGILMAVMQTVVVPLLPDLPRLTGASAGAVSWMVTASLLSGAVLTPVLGRAGDMYGKRRVLLLSFALMAAGSVICALTSDIGVLIAARALQGAASSVVPLSISILRDELPPQRRGSAVALMSSTVGIGAALGLPAAAVVVQYANWHVMFWVTAALGATGVALIRWAVPESPVREPGRFDVTGALGLAAGLISLLLAVSQGGQWGWGSARITGLFLAAALVLGLWWWHQLRAEQPLVDLRLVSRPRVGLSHLAALLTGFAFYANSLVTAQLVQAPVASGYGLGLSIVQTGLCLLPGGITMLLFSPLSARISEARGPRITLALGAAVIASGYALRVVDSHELWMIMAGATVVATGTTLAYSALPSLILRAVPPGQTASANGVNVLMRTIGQATSSAVVAAVLVHHTSLVGGAPVPTLHGYLLAFATAGAVALAACAVALTIPGDPGPDGTRRAPGRTRSVSDGALEGA
- a CDS encoding FAD-dependent monooxygenase, yielding MCVKVACVGGGPAGLYLSILLKRQNPSHDITVHERNPEGSTYGWGVTYWQGLLDRLRVCDPESARAIEEASVRWTQGVAHVGDLATRQPGDEGHGIGRHKLLEILAARARALGVRLEFESDITADDPPDADLVVAGDGVHSVLRTHHADEFGAALTPGRNSYIWLGTTKVFDSFTFAFVETEHGWIWCYGYPFSSEQSTCVIECAPETLTGLGLDRASEGDRLARLEKLFAHILDGHALIGRAAADGSTQWLTFRTLTNRTWFHGNLVLLGDAAHTTHYSIGAGTTLALEDAIALADALRESADLPRALARYEQERKAALLSRQSAARYSAQWYENLTRYIHLPPEQMFALLGQRHSPLLPYVPPQLYYRLDRAAGRLEALRRLKRWLGPKLARGAHVRALTTQK